From the Sphingomonas brevis genome, the window GTTGTAACCGAAGATCAGCTCTTCGGCGACGCGTCCGCCCATCGAAACGGCGAGGTTCGCGTACATCTTGTCGCGGTGGTAGCTGTAATTGTCCCGCTCGGGCAGGCGCATCACCATGCCCAGCGCGCGGCCGCGCGGGATGATCGTCGCCTTGTGGATCGGGTCCGACGCCTCTTCGTGGAGGGCGACGATCGCGTGACCGGCCTCGTGATAGGCGGTCATCCGCTTTTCGTCTTCGGTCATGACCATGGAGCGCCGTTCGGTGCCCATCATGACCTTGTCCTTGGCTTCCTCGAATTCCTGCATAGCGACCAGCCGCTTGCCCTTGCGGGCGGCCAGTAGTGCGGCCTCGTTGACCAGGTTGGCCAAGTCAGCACCGGAGAATCCCGGAGTTCCGCGGGCAATGACTCGCGGATCGACGTCCGGCGCCAGGGGAACCTTCTTCATGTGGACACCAAGGATTTGCTCGCGGCCGTCAATATCGGGTCGAGGGACCACTACCTGGCGGTCGAACCGGCCCGGGCGCAGCAGCGCCGGGTCGAGAACGTCGGGCCGGTTGGTCGCAGCGATGATGATGATGCCTTCGTTGGCCTCGAAGCCGTCCATCTCGACCAGCAGCTGGTTGAGCGTCTGCTCGCGCTCGTCGTTGCCGTTGCCGAGCCCGGCTCCACGGTGGCGGCCGACGGCGTCGATCTCGTCGATGAAAACGATGCACGGCGCGGCCTTTTTGGCCTGCTCGAACATGTCGCGGACTCGGCTGGCGCCGACGCCGACGAACATCTCGACGAAGTCGGAGCCGGAGATGGTGAAGAACGGCACGCCAGCCTCGCCGGCGATGGCGCGGGCCAGCAATGTCTTGCCGGTGCCAGGCGAGCCGACCAGCAATGCGCCCTTTGGAATCTTGCCGCCCAGCCGCGCGAACTTGCCGGGGTCCTTGAGATATTCGACGATTTCCTGAAGCTCTTCGCGGGCCTCATCGATGCCGGCCACGTCGGCGAAGGTCACGCGGCCCTGCTTTTCGGTCAGCATGCGATGGCGGCTCTTGCCGAAGCCCATCGCTCCGCCGCCGGCATTCTTCTGCATCTGGCGCATGACGAAGAAGCTGATGCCGAGGATCAGCAGGAACGGAAGCGATTGGTAAAGCAGGATCAGCCAGACGCTCGACTGTTCCTCGGCCTTGACCGCCACGCCGACGCCCTTGCCGACCAGCCGGTCGGCCACATTGGTGTTGGGCGGGGCGACCGTTCGGAACGCCTTGCCGTCGGCCATCTTGCCGCTGATCGTCACATTGCCGACCGTGGAGGTGGCGATCGTCACCGAACGGACATTGCCTTCGTCAACCTGGGCGACGAAATCGGAATAGGCCAGCGGCTCGCCCTGCGCGGCGCTGCCGCTGTCGAAGGCGCGGACGAACAGCACCAGTCCAAACAGCACTGCCACCCAGATCAGCAGGGACTTGGTCCAGGGATTGCCGGGCTTCTTGTCGCTTGGTTTTTCGTCCACGTATCCGTTCCTTGAGAATGCGTGCCTAAAATAGGCGCATTCCCCTTAATGACAATGGAACGGTGCTAGAGTGGCCAAGCGCAGCGAAACGATTGTGTGCAATCGTTGAGCAGCGCAGGCCGTCTGAATTTCGCCATCTCTGCGCGCTGGCGCTTGATCGCTGCGCGATCGTTCGCCTGCGCTCGGTGGCTCAATATTCAGGCGTGCCCCGAATGGCGCTGTGCCCAGGCAAAGGCCGAACCGGGGCGAAGTTCGTCATCGAATGGTGACGGCGCATTCAGCGCCTTGAGGCGGTCCAGGTAAAGATTGACCAGGTAGAGCCGCCTCTCCCTGGCCTGGGGCGTTACCGCACGCGATGCGGCGCTCATCTCTTCGCACGCTCTACGGCGGTAATATCGAATGTCGGTTTCCAAGCGCCCCCTCCCCTAGTGAAGCGCGACCCTCACGAGTCGTTGAACGGGAATTTAACGGAATTGGGGGTGACGTCGAGTCCATCACGGCCTCGCAACAAACATCTCCGCAATCATCACGACCGCCTGGCCGGGGCCATCGACAGCCGCCAAAATGTCCCGCCCTCCAGCTTTAGCCCCGACAGGGTCGTGGTCTCGTCGCGTTCAAGAGCTTCCAGCGCGCGGATCAGGTCGGGACCACGAGGCGCTACCACGCCAAACTCGGCGAACGCCGCCAGCAGCAACCTGCGCTTCAATTCCCGCGGCAGGTCGAACGGCTCGATGATCAGTGCCCCCCCATCCTGCTTGACCCGCGACGCAATCAGCGGGGCCAACGCCCAGTCGAGCGCTTCGTCGGCTTCGCGGATCGCCGAGGCGCTGACCGCCAGGCGCGCCGGATCGGCCCAATCGGCGCCGGCAAGCCATTCCCGCATACGGCTGCGGTCATGCTTCGGATCGCGGTTGCTTGGATCGTCGACCGGAGTCAGTCCGGCCTCGGCGACCAGTTTCGCTAGCTCCGTCTTGCGCCAGCCAAGCAGCGGGCGGATCAGGTCGACTTGCTCGGACAAGGCGCGGCGGGCGCGGGTTCCGCCAAGGCCGCCGACGCCGGCGCCGCGCGACAGCCGCATCAGCAGCGTTTCCGCCTGGTCATCGGCATGGTGAGCCGTGGCGATCGCCGACAGGCCGCGATCGATCGCCCACTCGTTGAGTAGCCGGTAGCGCATTGCCCGGGCCTCGGCTTGCACATTGGCCGCGGGCGGTTCGCTCCAATCGGCGATCAAGGTCCGGTGCGGGATATCGAGTTCGGCGCAAAGCTCGGCAACCATCGCCGCCTCTTCGGCGCTCTCTTGCCTTAGGCCATGATCGACCGTCGCCGCTTCGACACTTGCCGGCCGCGCCGCCGCCGCCAGCAACAACAGCGCCAGGCTATCCGGGCCGCCGGAGACAGCGATGCCGATCCGCGCATCCCTGGGCGAAAGGGCATCGAGATCGGCGGCAAAGCGGATTGAAGCTTCTGCCGCCGGGATCATAGGGCAAATGCCCTTAGCTGCACCTGGCCTCGGCCTTGGCGCCGGGTAGGGCTGTCTTGAGCGGGGCTCGAAGACTGGCGCCATAAACCTCTTCAAGCTCCGCATAGGCCTTGCAGGCCTGCCCCGGCTGGCCCAGCTTCACCAGCGACTGGCCGAGGTAAAACAGGCTGTCCTGGGCACGCTCGCCTTTTGGGTCGCGGCGATAGTTGGCCAGCAATGTCTCGGCCGCAGCGCGCGGTTGACCCTTGTCGAGCTGCGCCCGCCCGGCCAGATTATAAGCCCAGCTGGCACGGCGGTGGTCAGGATATTTCTTGGTGAAGGCCTGCAGCGATTTAATCGCCGCATCATATTTGCCGGCCGTCCACAGCTGATAGCCTTCGTCATAGGCGGCTTCTGCGGGATCGAGTCCGGCGTCGGTTGCGGTTGCCACCGGCTGAAGCTTGGCCGGTCCATTCTCCACCTTCGGCCGCGACGGCGGCGGGGCGGCCTCGGCCTGGTCGCCTTGGCCGCTTTGCTCGCTTGCGTCCCGATTGTCCGCCGGCGCCGTTTCCAGCGCGCGCAGGCGGCGATCCTGGTCGGCGCGAAGCCGGGCGACCTCGGCCTCCATTTGCGCGACACGATTTCCGTTCTCCTCGGACTGACGCAGGATATCGGCCAGCTGACGCTCGACCGCGTCCAATCGGCCATTGAGGTTGGTCACCGAATCCTGGGTCGCCGCCGGATCGTCGCTGAATCCGGCTGTGTCGGCCGGTTGGCCCTTGGGAAATACTTGCTTTTGCACCTGCCGGACCTGGCGCTCCAGCCGGTCGATCCGCTGCTCGGGTGTTGCGGGACGGCGTTGGGCGGCGGCGGGGGTGAGGGCGATAGCGGACGCGGCTAACAGGAGAAGGGTAGAACGGAAACGCATGATAGTCCTCGAAATGTCGGAATTTAGCGCAGACAGGATGGCAGGCATTGGCTGTCGCTCGGGTGAATCAATTGGTCGCGTCAGGCGCGGTCGCATTGGCCTGCGGGACATTCGGCGCAGCAGGCTCGACCGCTGCCGGTGTTGGGCGACGGGCGGGCGGTGGCGTTGCCGGCCGCACATTTGGTGCAACCGGTACTACGGTGGGCTGAACTGCTGTGCTGGGCGGTCCTTTCATCAGGTCCGCAGGCCGCAGGCTGACATTGGCGGCGACCTTGCCGGCCGGCCCGACCGGCGGCGCGATCGCGGTGCCGACACTGACCCGAAGCGCTTCGGGCTTGCCGGCCTTCAACAGCGGAGCCGTTGCGGTCGCCGGGACGGTATAGCTCTGGCCCGGAGCAAGCTCGCCCGAGAACAGCGTCTGACCATTGTCGGTGACCTGGATCCACGCCGGTGCCGTGGCGGTGAGCACCACCGGTCCCGACGTCGGTGCGGATGCAACCGGTGGCGGTGCCGCAGCGGCGGCTTCGACGGACGCAACGGCATTTTCTTCGGCAACCGCTTGGTCAGGCTGCATCGAGCGATTGCTCAGCCAGCTCAGCGCAAGCACGACCAGCACGAGCACCCCGAGAGCGCCGAACACCAGGCCTTTTGGCATGGTGCGCGCTGGATCGACGGCTTCGTAAACCTCGGGATGGACTGCGGCAGCTAGCCGGCCACCCATTTCCGCCCTCAACTCGTCGCCGATTTGGTTACGGTCGAGGCCAACTACGCCGGCATAGTTTTTGGCAAAGCCGATAGAGTAGGTGGCGGCCGGAAGCTTATCCCAATCGCTTTCTTCCAGGCTGGTCAAATGCCGCGTCGGAATACGGGTCTGCGCGGCCACATCCTCGACCGAAAGTCCCTTGGCTTCTCTAGCTTCCTTGAGGCGCTGGCCGACCGTGATGACGTCGTCCAATTCCGTCTCGTCCATTGGTTTCCCCAACCGATGATGCCATTGAATTTGCGCCCGTTGTCGGGAGCGGACGGCCCGCTGTCAACCGCAGTTCGAGGTGAAAAATCAGCCGATCGCGACGCTGTGCCGCTTGGCCCAATCGGCCAGCGATTTCCGCATGTTGGCGGGCGGTTTGGCAAGCAGTGCCGTTACCTTGCTGCGGACAGCTTCGGCCTCGATGGACCGGACCATGGCCTTGACCGGCCCGACGGCCGCTGGAGTGATCGAAAAGCTGTCGATGCCGATGCCGATCAGCGCCATCGCCTCGAGTGGCCGCCCGGCCATCTCGCCGCACACGCGGACTGGCACGCCCGCTGCTTTCGCCTGGATCGCGACGCGGCGCAGGAAGCGCAGGATCGCCGGGCTGAGCCAATCGTAACGCTCTGCCAGCCGCGGGTCGGCCCGGTCGGCGGCAAACAGGAATTGGGTAAGATCGTTGGTCCCGATCGACAGGAAATCAACCCGCGGCAAAAGCAGGTCGAGCATCTCGGCCAGGCTCGGCACTTCCAGCATCGCGCCGAACTCGACTGCCTTGGGCACGCCCCGCTTGGCGCCCTTGGCCCATTGGATCTGCTCCTCGAACAGGGCGCGCGCTTCCTCATATTCCCATGGTTCGCTGACCATTGGGAACATTACGCGCAGCGTCTTCCCAGCGGTCGCCTCGATCAGCGCTCGCGCCTGCGCCTTCATCAGTGCCTTGCGTTCCAGGCTGAGGCGCAGCGCGCGCCAGCCCATCGCCGGATTCTCGCTCTCGTCCTTCTGTTCCTCGGACAGGTAGGGCAGGGCCTTGTCGCCGCCGATGTCCACCGTGCGGAATACAACTGGCTTGTCGCCAGCCGCCTCCAGCACATTCTTGTACAGCCGAAGCTGGCTTTCGCGGCCCGGCAGGGTCGCGGCGATCAGGAACTGGAATTCGGTCCGGAACAGTCCGATGCCGTCGGCCCCGGCGGCTTCCAACATGGCTGCATCCTCGGCCAGGCCGGCATTGACCATCAGCGTGATGCGCTCGCCGTCCTTCGTCTCGGGCGGCAGCGTGCGGATCGCGGCGAATTCGGCGCGGCGCTTCTGGCTGAGCGACATCCGCTGCTCGAAGGCGTTGACCAGCGGCCGGTTGGGGCGGACCACAACCGTGCCCATGTCGCCGTCGACCAGGATCGTGTCACCCTCGTTGGCGATGTGACGAATGTCGCCGATGCGGCCGACCACCGGCACGCCCATCGCCCGGGCAACGATGGTGACGTGGGCGGTCAACGACCCTTCCTCCAACACCACGCCCTTCAGGCGGCGTTTGTCATATTCGAGCAATTCGGCCGGGCCGAGGTTCTTGGCGATCAGGATCGCATCCCTGGTAAGCCCGGTTTGCGCCGCGGTCCCCATCCGGCCCGATACGATCCGCATCAGGCGGTTGGACAGGTCCTCCAGGTCGTGCATCCGCTCCTTCAGGATCGGATCGTCGATTTCCCGCATCCGGGCGCGGGTGCGTTGCTGGACCCGCTCGATCGCGGCTTCGGCGGTAAGCCCGCTGTCGATCGCCTCGTTGATCCGCCGCGACCATCCCTCGTCATAGGCGAACATCTTATAGGTCTCGAGGATCTCATTATGCTCGCCGGCGGTACCGAACTCGGCCTCGCGGGTCATATTGTCGATCTGCTCGCGCATCTTGCGGAATGCCGCGTACACGCGGGTGCGCTCGGCCTCGGTGTCCTCGGCGACCGTATGTTCGACCACCACCTTAGGCTGGTGGAATACGGCAACGCCCTTGGCCATGCCGGTGACCAGCTTCAGCCCCTCGATCCGCTGCATGCCGGCATCGCGCCGGGCGGTCCTGGCCCCGTCGACTAGCCGCGCGCTGGCGATCATTTCGCTGAGCACCATCGCCACGGTCTGCAGCGCCTCGATCTCGACATCGTCGTAACGGCGAGGATCGGCATGC encodes:
- the ftsH gene encoding ATP-dependent zinc metalloprotease FtsH, which codes for MDEKPSDKKPGNPWTKSLLIWVAVLFGLVLFVRAFDSGSAAQGEPLAYSDFVAQVDEGNVRSVTIATSTVGNVTISGKMADGKAFRTVAPPNTNVADRLVGKGVGVAVKAEEQSSVWLILLYQSLPFLLILGISFFVMRQMQKNAGGGAMGFGKSRHRMLTEKQGRVTFADVAGIDEAREELQEIVEYLKDPGKFARLGGKIPKGALLVGSPGTGKTLLARAIAGEAGVPFFTISGSDFVEMFVGVGASRVRDMFEQAKKAAPCIVFIDEIDAVGRHRGAGLGNGNDEREQTLNQLLVEMDGFEANEGIIIIAATNRPDVLDPALLRPGRFDRQVVVPRPDIDGREQILGVHMKKVPLAPDVDPRVIARGTPGFSGADLANLVNEAALLAARKGKRLVAMQEFEEAKDKVMMGTERRSMVMTEDEKRMTAYHEAGHAIVALHEEASDPIHKATIIPRGRALGMVMRLPERDNYSYHRDKMYANLAVSMGGRVAEELIFGYNKVSSGASSDISYATGLARDMVTRWGMSDALGPLQYAEADEEVFLGYSVNRQKNMSNETAQAIDKEIRRIVEQGYDRAKHLLTEHGDELEKLAQALLEYETLSGDEIKIVLEGGSIDRGGIKGPVIPSAGSSIPKAKRPRPGIGGAAPAGT
- the tilS gene encoding tRNA lysidine(34) synthetase TilS, coding for MIPAAEASIRFAADLDALSPRDARIGIAVSGGPDSLALLLLAAAARPASVEAATVDHGLRQESAEEAAMVAELCAELDIPHRTLIADWSEPPAANVQAEARAMRYRLLNEWAIDRGLSAIATAHHADDQAETLLMRLSRGAGVGGLGGTRARRALSEQVDLIRPLLGWRKTELAKLVAEAGLTPVDDPSNRDPKHDRSRMREWLAGADWADPARLAVSASAIREADEALDWALAPLIASRVKQDGGALIIEPFDLPRELKRRLLLAAFAEFGVVAPRGPDLIRALEALERDETTTLSGLKLEGGTFWRLSMAPARRS
- a CDS encoding tetratricopeptide repeat protein encodes the protein MRFRSTLLLLAASAIALTPAAAQRRPATPEQRIDRLERQVRQVQKQVFPKGQPADTAGFSDDPAATQDSVTNLNGRLDAVERQLADILRQSEENGNRVAQMEAEVARLRADQDRRLRALETAPADNRDASEQSGQGDQAEAAPPPSRPKVENGPAKLQPVATATDAGLDPAEAAYDEGYQLWTAGKYDAAIKSLQAFTKKYPDHRRASWAYNLAGRAQLDKGQPRAAAETLLANYRRDPKGERAQDSLFYLGQSLVKLGQPGQACKAYAELEEVYGASLRAPLKTALPGAKAEARCS
- a CDS encoding helix-turn-helix domain-containing protein; protein product: MDETELDDVITVGQRLKEAREAKGLSVEDVAAQTRIPTRHLTSLEESDWDKLPAATYSIGFAKNYAGVVGLDRNQIGDELRAEMGGRLAAAVHPEVYEAVDPARTMPKGLVFGALGVLVLVVLALSWLSNRSMQPDQAVAEENAVASVEAAAAAPPPVASAPTSGPVVLTATAPAWIQVTDNGQTLFSGELAPGQSYTVPATATAPLLKAGKPEALRVSVGTAIAPPVGPAGKVAANVSLRPADLMKGPPSTAVQPTVVPVAPNVRPATPPPARRPTPAAVEPAAPNVPQANATAPDATN
- the ptsP gene encoding phosphoenolpyruvate--protein phosphotransferase; this translates as MPLTAAASAREILTGLHDVMAKRGSAQAKLDKVVDLIAEAMQSEVCSIYLLRERALELFATHGLRKEAVHVTRLGLGEGLVGTIAEEGRILNLAEAASHPEFVYRPETGEERFHSFAGVPIIRREAAIGVLAVQHADPRRYDDVEIEALQTVAMVLSEMIASARLVDGARTARRDAGMQRIEGLKLVTGMAKGVAVFHQPKVVVEHTVAEDTEAERTRVYAAFRKMREQIDNMTREAEFGTAGEHNEILETYKMFAYDEGWSRRINEAIDSGLTAEAAIERVQQRTRARMREIDDPILKERMHDLEDLSNRLMRIVSGRMGTAAQTGLTRDAILIAKNLGPAELLEYDKRRLKGVVLEEGSLTAHVTIVARAMGVPVVGRIGDIRHIANEGDTILVDGDMGTVVVRPNRPLVNAFEQRMSLSQKRRAEFAAIRTLPPETKDGERITLMVNAGLAEDAAMLEAAGADGIGLFRTEFQFLIAATLPGRESQLRLYKNVLEAAGDKPVVFRTVDIGGDKALPYLSEEQKDESENPAMGWRALRLSLERKALMKAQARALIEATAGKTLRVMFPMVSEPWEYEEARALFEEQIQWAKGAKRGVPKAVEFGAMLEVPSLAEMLDLLLPRVDFLSIGTNDLTQFLFAADRADPRLAERYDWLSPAILRFLRRVAIQAKAAGVPVRVCGEMAGRPLEAMALIGIGIDSFSITPAAVGPVKAMVRSIEAEAVRSKVTALLAKPPANMRKSLADWAKRHSVAIG